The following proteins come from a genomic window of Geothrix edaphica:
- the phoU gene encoding phosphate signaling complex protein PhoU: MRLFDTELKELREGIMAMAGVAEQMIELTIQALAEPSPAKAEQVNQLDRTMDEWELKLDQQCIDLLALRSPAATDLRRIASSLKIIPELERIGDHCCNIARRVATVHPPILAGNDLERLGTETRSMVRRAVDAFVGSDAALAQAVILSDDSVDALYGKIYRDLLRTMLADPLCIERASHLILVIKNWERIADEATNIAEEVLFILEGHSAKHPYLRGNSVE; the protein is encoded by the coding sequence ATGCGGCTGTTCGACACAGAACTCAAGGAGCTCCGGGAAGGCATCATGGCCATGGCCGGGGTGGCGGAGCAGATGATCGAGCTCACCATCCAGGCCCTGGCGGAACCCTCCCCGGCCAAAGCCGAGCAGGTGAACCAGCTCGATCGCACCATGGACGAATGGGAGCTGAAGCTGGACCAGCAGTGCATCGACCTCCTTGCCCTCCGGTCCCCGGCGGCCACGGATCTCCGGCGCATCGCCTCGAGCCTCAAGATCATCCCCGAGCTGGAGCGCATCGGCGACCACTGCTGCAACATCGCCCGCCGGGTGGCGACGGTCCATCCGCCGATCCTGGCGGGGAACGACCTGGAGCGCCTGGGCACGGAGACCCGGAGCATGGTCCGCCGGGCGGTGGATGCCTTCGTGGGCAGCGACGCGGCCCTGGCGCAGGCCGTGATCCTCAGCGACGACAGCGTGGATGCCCTCTACGGGAAGATCTACCGCGACCTGCTGCGCACCATGCTGGCGGATCCCCTTTGCATCGAGCGCGCCAGCCACCTCATCCTGGTCATCAAGAACTGGGAGCGCATCGCGGACGAGGCCACCAACATCGCCGAAGAGGTGCTCTTCATCCTCGAGGGCCACAGTGCCAAGCACCCCTACCTTCGCGGCAATTCCGTAGAATAA
- the pstB gene encoding phosphate ABC transporter ATP-binding protein PstB, with product MLTPTLPETKPIKLSVRNMAFSYGEKKVLDGLSLDIHAERVTAIIGPSGCGKSTFLKCFNRIHEVSSAVKVSGDMQIDGVDIYQGGIDEVDLRRRVGMVFQKPNPFPKSIYENVAFGPRLFGVNDRPTLDGLVEDALRKAALWEEVKDRLKESATGMSGGQQQRLCIARALAVNPEVLLMDEPCSALDPIATAKIEDLITELKENLTIVIVTHNMQQAARVSDYTAFFWLGKLVEMDLTERIFTTPRVQMTEDYITGRFG from the coding sequence ATGCTCACTCCCACCCTTCCCGAAACCAAGCCCATCAAGCTCTCGGTTCGCAACATGGCCTTCAGCTATGGTGAGAAGAAGGTTCTCGACGGGCTCTCCCTGGATATCCACGCCGAGCGCGTGACCGCCATCATCGGCCCCAGCGGCTGCGGGAAGAGCACTTTCCTCAAGTGCTTCAACCGCATCCACGAAGTCTCCAGCGCCGTGAAGGTCAGCGGTGACATGCAGATCGACGGGGTGGACATCTACCAGGGCGGCATCGACGAGGTGGACCTCCGCCGGCGCGTCGGCATGGTCTTCCAGAAGCCGAACCCCTTCCCCAAGTCCATCTACGAGAACGTGGCCTTCGGACCGCGCCTCTTCGGCGTCAACGACCGCCCCACCCTGGACGGCCTCGTGGAGGACGCGCTGCGCAAGGCCGCGCTGTGGGAGGAAGTGAAGGACCGCCTCAAGGAGAGCGCCACCGGCATGAGCGGCGGCCAGCAGCAGCGGCTCTGCATCGCCCGGGCCCTGGCGGTGAACCCGGAGGTGCTGCTCATGGACGAGCCCTGCTCGGCCCTGGATCCCATCGCCACCGCCAAGATCGAGGATCTCATCACCGAGCTGAAGGAGAATCTCACCATCGTGATCGTCACCCACAACATGCAGCAGGCGGCGCGAGTCAGCGACTACACGGCCTTCTTCTGGCTGGGCAAGCTGGTGGAGATGGACCTCACCGAGCGCATCTTCACCACGCCGAGGGTGCAAATGACGGAAGACTACATCACGGGGAGGTTCGGCTGA
- a CDS encoding sensor histidine kinase, with protein MEDRNPNREAGPGVRAFLERALVCLGAVLFLGLGLGMSVQKGISAPWTLGLVATVLLVVILMARWQVRQVAEPLGRLLGGSGPRAIEDLPSAWSAMEQENLDLRERAAREDRLLPSIMARLEEGVLLFGPAGGLEQFNPAAQRHLGLGAPLAKGMTVGEVFHDPDSPSAVQKAYRGAPSEWRLARAGRTLRVRAIPFAPMGSVSGVLLTLDDVTSQEALETTRQKFISNVSHELKTPVTAIRIAAENLQEEALPDSAQAGAQSILRSVDRLAMLLGDLSELSRIESGALRLEPVRLDLAEFIASVVKDQQARLAKASVRLEVAVDAPEGAILQADPLRLSQVLENLLSNAIKFSPPGGLVRLGVHISAQGELWEVADQGPGVPEAEQGRIFERFYRSQAAKAKPGTGLGLAIVKHLCRLMGGEVTVESHPGAGATFKVMLPPRSAGADQASAGPPSR; from the coding sequence ATGGAGGACCGAAACCCGAATCGTGAGGCAGGGCCCGGCGTGAGGGCCTTTCTGGAGCGCGCCCTGGTCTGCCTGGGGGCCGTATTGTTCCTGGGCCTGGGCCTGGGGATGAGCGTCCAGAAGGGGATCTCGGCGCCCTGGACGCTGGGGCTCGTGGCAACCGTCCTCCTGGTGGTCATCCTCATGGCCCGGTGGCAGGTCCGCCAGGTGGCGGAGCCGCTGGGCCGGTTGCTGGGCGGCTCCGGTCCCCGCGCCATCGAGGATCTTCCCAGCGCCTGGTCGGCCATGGAGCAGGAGAACCTGGACCTGCGGGAGCGCGCGGCCCGGGAGGACCGCCTGCTCCCCAGCATCATGGCGCGGCTGGAGGAGGGAGTCCTCCTCTTCGGCCCGGCGGGCGGCCTGGAGCAGTTCAACCCGGCGGCCCAGCGCCACCTGGGGCTGGGGGCGCCCCTGGCCAAGGGGATGACGGTGGGAGAGGTGTTCCATGACCCCGACAGCCCCTCCGCCGTACAGAAGGCCTATCGCGGCGCGCCGTCGGAATGGCGGCTCGCGCGGGCGGGCCGGACGCTCCGGGTGCGGGCCATCCCCTTCGCGCCGATGGGCAGCGTGTCGGGCGTGCTGCTCACGCTGGACGACGTGACCAGCCAGGAGGCCCTGGAGACCACGCGGCAGAAATTCATCTCGAACGTCAGCCATGAGCTGAAGACGCCCGTCACGGCCATCCGGATCGCGGCGGAAAACCTCCAGGAGGAGGCGCTTCCGGATTCGGCGCAGGCGGGGGCGCAGTCCATCCTCCGCTCCGTGGACCGGCTCGCGATGCTGCTGGGGGACCTCTCCGAGCTGAGCCGCATCGAGAGCGGAGCCCTCCGCCTGGAGCCGGTGCGCCTGGATCTGGCCGAGTTCATCGCCTCGGTGGTGAAGGACCAGCAGGCCCGGCTCGCGAAGGCTTCGGTCCGCTTGGAGGTCGCCGTGGATGCGCCGGAGGGTGCCATCCTCCAGGCGGATCCGCTCCGCCTGAGCCAGGTGCTCGAGAACCTCCTCTCCAACGCCATCAAGTTCAGCCCGCCCGGGGGGCTGGTCCGGCTGGGCGTCCACATCTCGGCCCAGGGTGAGCTGTGGGAGGTGGCCGACCAGGGCCCCGGTGTTCCCGAGGCGGAGCAGGGGCGCATCTTCGAGCGCTTCTACCGCTCCCAGGCCGCCAAGGCCAAGCCCGGGACGGGCCTGGGCCTGGCCATCGTGAAGCACCTCTGCCGGTTGATGGGGGGCGAGGTCACGGTGGAGAGCCATCCTGGAGCGGGAGCCACCTTCAAGGTGATGCTGCCGCCCCGGTCCGCGGGAGCCGATCAGGCCTCGGCCGGTCCGCCCAGCCGGTAG
- a CDS encoding DUF47 domain-containing protein translates to MSLNAVMRWLKPREMVFFDLLESASSNVYQAAQLFDREIRSGDPARFAELRRQMKDLEHAGDDITHEIIDRLNHTFVTPIDREDILALAHSIDDVIDRIHSVCERLILYRISHVMPAVTEISSIIVEGAGEILHLTRSLRNMSNQKEIGDRIRRVHALENKADSIYHAGLAQIFQDPKDPIELVKWKEMLEKIEDATDKIELVAKVIGSTVMKNA, encoded by the coding sequence ATGTCCTTGAATGCCGTGATGCGCTGGCTCAAGCCCAGAGAGATGGTCTTCTTCGATCTCCTGGAATCCGCCTCCAGCAATGTGTACCAGGCGGCCCAGCTCTTCGATCGCGAGATCCGCAGCGGCGACCCGGCCCGGTTCGCGGAGCTGCGCCGGCAGATGAAGGATCTTGAACACGCCGGCGACGACATCACGCACGAGATCATCGACCGCCTGAACCACACCTTCGTCACGCCCATCGACCGGGAGGACATCCTGGCCCTGGCGCATTCCATCGATGACGTGATCGACCGCATCCACTCGGTCTGCGAGCGCCTGATCCTGTACCGCATCAGCCATGTGATGCCAGCGGTCACGGAGATCAGCTCCATCATCGTGGAGGGCGCCGGCGAGATCCTCCACCTCACCCGGTCCCTGCGCAACATGTCCAACCAGAAGGAGATCGGCGACCGCATCCGCCGGGTCCACGCCCTGGAGAACAAGGCCGACTCCATCTACCACGCGGGCCTGGCCCAGATCTTCCAGGATCCGAAGGACCCCATCGAACTGGTGAAGTGGAAGGAAATGCTCGAAAAGATCGAGGACGCCACCGACAAGATCGAGTTGGTCGCCAAGGTCATCGGCTCCACCGTCATGAAGAACGCCTGA
- a CDS encoding response regulator transcription factor encodes MPHILLLEDDTEIRLGLEQHLRREGFSLTSVGTGREALLSLGTPGLRLDAALLDLSLPDMDGLDVLRAIRGHAAHKALPVLLVTARSEEIDRVLGLELGADDYISKPFSTRELAARLRAILRRSTPTEAAERAPQLTFGPIAVDLDMHTARVDGQIVDLTRREFELLAYFLANPRRVLTREKILQQVWGLEYLGESRTIDAHVRRVRAKLGPMAAEQIETVVGVGYRLGGPAEA; translated from the coding sequence ATGCCCCACATCCTCCTCCTGGAAGACGACACCGAGATCCGCCTGGGCCTCGAACAGCATCTGCGCCGGGAGGGCTTCAGCCTGACCAGCGTGGGGACCGGCCGCGAGGCGCTCCTGTCCCTCGGGACTCCGGGCCTCCGGCTCGACGCGGCCCTGCTCGACCTGAGCCTGCCCGACATGGACGGCCTCGATGTGCTCCGGGCCATCCGCGGCCATGCGGCCCACAAGGCCCTTCCCGTCCTGCTGGTCACCGCCCGCAGCGAAGAGATCGACCGGGTGCTGGGCCTCGAGCTGGGCGCCGACGACTACATCTCCAAGCCCTTCTCCACCCGGGAGCTGGCGGCCCGCCTGCGCGCCATCCTGCGCAGATCCACGCCCACGGAGGCTGCCGAGCGGGCCCCGCAGCTGACCTTCGGCCCCATCGCCGTGGACCTCGACATGCATACGGCCCGGGTTGACGGGCAGATCGTGGACCTCACCCGCCGCGAGTTCGAGCTGCTGGCCTACTTCCTGGCCAACCCCCGCCGGGTGCTGACCCGGGAGAAGATCCTGCAGCAGGTCTGGGGCCTCGAATACCTCGGCGAAAGCCGCACCATAGACGCCCATGTGCGCCGCGTCCGCGCCAAGCTCGGCCCCATGGCCGCGGAGCAGATCGAGACGGTGGTCGGGGTGGGCTACCGGCTGGGCGGACCGGCCGAGGCCTGA
- the pstC gene encoding phosphate ABC transporter permease subunit PstC, translating to MTVGSTLAHPADLQPGGSRKAGPMPDAPETSLIAVPSGGGLPVEPAVESLPPATGTPVFQHSPFHRLADRWAHLAFLACSLLVVGLIGGILFFLASRGLAAFWPAAAHTGRALSLSEVFLSTDWAPSSDRFGILPFIAGSLGVTGLALLLAAPAGILTGVFIAKMAPAWMRNLMRQVMDLLVGIPSVVYGIFGLTVVLPLVSRTWLADAPASGFAVSAVILAVMIVPTIVSLSTDAFESLPASLDEGAQALGSSRWQAIWHVLIPAARPRLLTAAVLGLGRAIGEAMAVQMVIGNNPQWIALMRESTDRAPFLRALFTPAATLTTELVQELPNTAAGSTWNNVLFAMGLLLYLLTMVLIMATRRLGRGKEA from the coding sequence ATGACCGTCGGATCCACCCTTGCCCACCCGGCTGACCTCCAGCCGGGTGGTTCGCGGAAAGCCGGCCCCATGCCCGACGCGCCCGAGACTTCCCTCATCGCCGTCCCCAGCGGGGGCGGCCTTCCCGTGGAACCCGCGGTCGAGAGCCTCCCCCCGGCCACCGGGACACCAGTCTTCCAGCACAGCCCCTTCCACCGGCTGGCCGACCGCTGGGCCCACCTGGCCTTCCTGGCCTGCAGCCTGCTCGTGGTCGGCCTCATCGGCGGCATCCTCTTCTTCCTGGCCTCCCGGGGGCTGGCTGCCTTCTGGCCGGCGGCAGCCCATACCGGACGGGCCCTCAGCCTCTCCGAGGTCTTCCTGTCCACGGACTGGGCGCCCTCCTCGGACCGCTTCGGCATCCTGCCCTTCATCGCCGGCTCCCTGGGCGTCACCGGGCTGGCCCTCCTCCTCGCCGCCCCCGCCGGCATCCTCACGGGCGTCTTCATCGCCAAGATGGCTCCGGCCTGGATGCGGAACCTCATGCGCCAGGTCATGGACCTGCTGGTGGGCATCCCCTCCGTGGTCTACGGCATCTTCGGACTCACGGTCGTGCTGCCCCTCGTGAGCCGCACCTGGCTCGCGGACGCCCCGGCCTCGGGCTTCGCCGTGTCCGCCGTGATCCTGGCCGTCATGATCGTGCCCACCATCGTCAGCCTGTCCACCGACGCCTTCGAGTCCCTGCCGGCCAGCCTCGACGAAGGGGCCCAGGCCCTGGGCTCCAGCCGCTGGCAGGCCATCTGGCACGTCCTCATCCCCGCCGCCCGCCCCCGCCTGCTCACCGCCGCGGTGCTGGGCCTGGGCCGGGCCATCGGCGAGGCCATGGCCGTGCAGATGGTCATCGGCAACAACCCCCAGTGGATCGCCCTCATGCGGGAATCCACGGACCGGGCCCCCTTCCTGCGCGCCCTGTTCACGCCGGCCGCCACCCTCACCACCGAGCTGGTCCAGGAGCTTCCGAATACCGCGGCCGGCTCGACCTGGAACAACGTCCTCTTCGCCATGGGCCTGCTGCTCTACCTGCTGACCATGGTCCTGATCATGGCCACCCGGCGGCTGGGCCGCGGGAAGGAGGCCTGA
- a CDS encoding lysophospholipid acyltransferase family protein, with translation MSWTGVLWPTFALLPRLAAGTEPQPGMHRWARRLLPALGVELEVAGHPRKDIPLWVANHLSWVDPVALMSLRPMGTIAKGEVTGYPLIGRWARKSGLHFVDRDDAGSRAAALVGFAASLREGRDMLLFPEGTTTRGERLAPFYEGGLRAVYELGLPAQPFRLSSPAPHYPWTGDETLLPHLRTLLTTRTPVTVVAEAPLHPAGFESPDQWIAAFRTALEPRSPDVR, from the coding sequence ATGTCCTGGACGGGCGTCCTCTGGCCCACCTTCGCCCTGCTGCCGCGCCTGGCCGCCGGCACGGAGCCCCAGCCCGGCATGCACCGCTGGGCGCGACGGCTGCTGCCGGCCCTGGGGGTGGAACTCGAGGTGGCCGGGCATCCCCGGAAGGACATCCCCCTCTGGGTGGCCAACCACCTCAGCTGGGTGGATCCTGTGGCGCTCATGAGCCTCCGCCCCATGGGCACCATCGCCAAGGGCGAGGTCACGGGCTATCCCCTCATCGGGCGGTGGGCACGGAAATCCGGCCTCCACTTCGTGGACCGGGACGACGCCGGCAGCCGTGCCGCGGCCCTCGTCGGCTTCGCCGCCTCGCTCCGCGAGGGCCGCGACATGCTGCTCTTCCCCGAGGGCACCACCACCCGGGGCGAGCGGCTTGCGCCGTTCTATGAAGGTGGCCTGCGGGCCGTCTACGAGCTGGGCCTGCCCGCCCAGCCCTTCCGTCTCAGCAGCCCCGCGCCCCACTACCCGTGGACTGGCGACGAGACCCTGCTCCCCCACCTCCGCACCCTTCTCACCACTCGCACGCCCGTCACCGTGGTGGCGGAGGCCCCCCTGCATCCCGCCGGTTTCGAGAGCCCGGACCAGTGGATCGCCGCCTTCCGCACCGCCCTCGAGCCCCGGAGTCCAGATGTCCGCTGA
- the pstA gene encoding phosphate ABC transporter permease PstA — protein sequence MGAAPTFRRSRSSKFVDRLMRGVLWGIAILFVLVLIVFVGAILKQGWPVLNLGFLTKMPETLDAGGGIKPQIFNSLYLVVLSLGISLPVGLGAGIYMAAYAGQGRALRFLRLSIETLAATPSIVLALFGMIVFVQAMGWSFSIRSGALTLALLNIPVITRVTEVSLLAVPRELKEASYGLGATKLQTILKVALPYAATGILTGLVLTAGRAFGESAILVFTAGTNASAQFPDFRLTVPGETLSVHLWYVTSDGTLPDAREIAAGTAAVMILVLLSLNLLVRLVDRAIRRRTR from the coding sequence ATGGGCGCCGCACCGACCTTCCGCCGCTCCCGGTCCTCGAAGTTCGTCGACCGCCTGATGCGCGGTGTCCTCTGGGGCATCGCGATCCTGTTCGTGCTCGTCCTGATCGTCTTCGTGGGCGCCATCCTCAAGCAGGGCTGGCCGGTCCTGAACCTGGGCTTCCTCACGAAGATGCCCGAGACGCTGGACGCGGGCGGCGGCATCAAGCCCCAGATCTTCAATTCGCTCTACCTGGTGGTGCTCTCCCTGGGCATCTCCCTGCCCGTGGGCCTGGGCGCCGGCATCTACATGGCCGCCTACGCAGGCCAGGGCCGGGCTCTGCGCTTCCTGCGGCTCTCCATCGAGACCCTCGCGGCCACGCCCTCCATCGTGCTGGCCCTCTTCGGCATGATCGTCTTCGTGCAGGCCATGGGCTGGAGCTTCTCCATCCGCTCCGGCGCCCTCACCCTGGCCCTCCTGAACATCCCCGTGATCACCCGCGTCACCGAGGTGAGCCTGCTGGCCGTCCCCCGGGAACTGAAGGAGGCCAGCTACGGACTGGGCGCGACCAAACTCCAGACCATCCTCAAGGTGGCCCTGCCCTATGCCGCCACGGGCATCCTCACGGGCCTGGTGCTCACCGCGGGCCGCGCCTTCGGCGAGAGCGCCATCCTCGTCTTCACCGCGGGGACGAACGCCAGCGCCCAGTTCCCGGACTTCCGCCTGACCGTGCCCGGCGAGACCCTCTCCGTTCACCTCTGGTACGTCACCTCGGACGGCACCCTGCCCGATGCCCGGGAGATCGCGGCCGGCACCGCCGCCGTGATGATCCTGGTCCTGCTCTCCCTGAACCTGCTGGTCCGCCTGGTGGACCGCGCCATCCGACGACGGACCCGCTGA
- a CDS encoding GNAT family N-acetyltransferase produces MTIETLTPHSEGARYVVRPLSSADFAHLQRLEAEIWSGDGAGELCPHYLRLCTELYGDWCFLALDGDRPVGYVLNFVKGTTVYCATLAVHPDYQKGRVNYLLIRAMVSKLLQENVEECRFLVEPGNDDARSVHHALGARVVAEVRDYYTPGDTRLWSAITRDDLERVRARYTRLKLVS; encoded by the coding sequence ATGACCATCGAGACGCTCACTCCCCATTCCGAGGGTGCCCGCTACGTCGTCCGGCCGCTTTCCAGCGCCGACTTCGCCCACCTCCAGCGCCTGGAAGCCGAGATCTGGTCCGGGGATGGCGCCGGGGAGCTCTGCCCCCATTACCTGCGCCTCTGCACGGAGCTCTACGGTGACTGGTGCTTCCTGGCCCTGGACGGTGACCGGCCCGTGGGCTACGTCCTCAACTTCGTGAAGGGGACCACCGTCTACTGCGCCACGCTGGCCGTGCACCCCGACTACCAGAAGGGCCGGGTGAACTACCTGCTCATCCGGGCCATGGTCTCCAAGCTGCTCCAGGAGAACGTGGAGGAGTGCCGGTTCCTGGTGGAGCCCGGCAACGATGATGCCCGCAGCGTCCACCACGCCCTCGGCGCCCGGGTGGTGGCCGAAGTGCGGGACTACTACACGCCCGGGGATACGCGGCTCTGGTCCGCCATCACCCGCGACGACCTGGAGCGTGTCCGGGCCCGCTACACGCGGCTGAAGCTGGTGTCCTGA
- a CDS encoding inorganic phosphate transporter, which translates to MIEAFLIPSLAVLILLAWGIDYINGFHDTANSIATVVSTGVLPAKYALVMSATLNFAGALAGTSVATTIAKGIADSQHVVPAVIAAALMAAITWDLLTWWFGIPSSTSHTLLGSLAGAVVAHAGFGALHTKKLEEIGAFIIISPAMGFIVGMLLILIILWIVRHFSGHKVNVVFRKAQLVSAAAMSFTHGQNDAQKAMGIICLALIAYKFHLPMDAKAKVIIPLWVKIGSASFMALGTASGGWKIIKTMGSKIVKLRPIHGFAAETAAAAVLFTTAHFGIPVSTTHSITGAIMGVGTSMNASAVRWGVAGNIVVAWILTIPISALLAAGFLKLVAPFF; encoded by the coding sequence ATGATCGAAGCGTTCCTCATCCCGTCCCTGGCGGTCTTGATCCTCCTTGCCTGGGGCATCGACTACATCAACGGCTTCCATGACACGGCGAACTCCATCGCCACCGTGGTAAGCACCGGCGTGCTGCCGGCCAAATACGCCCTGGTCATGTCCGCGACGCTCAACTTTGCAGGCGCTCTGGCCGGCACCTCCGTGGCCACCACCATCGCCAAGGGCATCGCCGACAGCCAGCATGTGGTTCCCGCGGTCATCGCGGCGGCCCTCATGGCGGCCATCACCTGGGACCTGCTCACCTGGTGGTTCGGCATCCCCTCCAGCACCAGCCACACCCTGCTCGGCAGCCTGGCCGGGGCCGTCGTCGCCCACGCGGGCTTCGGGGCCCTCCACACCAAGAAGCTCGAGGAGATCGGCGCCTTCATCATCATCTCCCCGGCGATGGGCTTCATCGTGGGCATGCTGCTCATCCTGATCATCCTGTGGATCGTGCGCCACTTCTCGGGACACAAGGTGAACGTCGTCTTCCGCAAGGCGCAGCTCGTCAGCGCCGCGGCCATGTCCTTCACCCATGGCCAGAACGATGCCCAGAAGGCCATGGGCATCATCTGTCTCGCCCTCATCGCCTACAAGTTCCATCTCCCCATGGATGCCAAGGCGAAGGTGATCATCCCCCTCTGGGTGAAGATCGGCAGCGCCAGCTTCATGGCCCTGGGCACCGCCTCCGGCGGCTGGAAGATCATCAAGACCATGGGTTCGAAGATCGTGAAGCTGCGCCCCATCCACGGCTTCGCGGCCGAGACCGCGGCTGCCGCGGTGCTCTTCACCACCGCCCACTTCGGCATCCCCGTCAGCACCACCCACAGCATCACGGGCGCCATCATGGGGGTCGGCACCTCCATGAACGCCAGCGCCGTGCGCTGGGGGGTGGCCGGGAACATCGTCGTCGCCTGGATCCTCACCATCCCCATCAGCGCCCTCCTGGCCGCGGGCTTCCTCAAGCTGGTGGCGCCGTTCTTCTGA
- a CDS encoding phosphate ABC transporter substrate-binding protein, protein MKIRFLAQTILAGLLVTAAAQAQTVTVMGSTALGPIVKKAAEDYMKAHPGVQIAVSGGGSMTGLNQVTSGGCHIGISDVYATPEQDKAGVKNHNIVVQPFTLIAHPGVGVTNLTAQQAEQIFTGKIGNWQEVGGKNQKIVRVIRPESSGTRAVQKKTILHDQEFSKDVLIQDSTGAVVTSVATTPGAVSFVELEHLEKNKARITGIAYNGVVCSNESVKSGKYPVFSFGHAYTNPAKLGDPKVKQAVEGFLAYILSSGFQQNVLKAGYLPVDYVKSLKTKL, encoded by the coding sequence ATGAAGATCCGATTCCTGGCCCAGACCATCCTGGCTGGCCTGCTTGTGACCGCGGCCGCCCAGGCCCAGACCGTGACCGTCATGGGCTCCACCGCCCTCGGCCCGATCGTCAAGAAAGCGGCCGAGGACTACATGAAGGCACACCCCGGCGTCCAGATCGCCGTCAGCGGCGGCGGGTCCATGACCGGCCTGAACCAGGTGACCAGCGGCGGCTGCCACATCGGCATCTCCGATGTCTACGCCACCCCCGAGCAGGACAAGGCCGGGGTGAAGAACCACAACATCGTGGTCCAGCCCTTCACCCTCATCGCCCACCCCGGTGTCGGCGTGACCAACCTCACCGCCCAGCAGGCCGAGCAGATCTTCACCGGGAAGATCGGCAACTGGCAGGAGGTCGGCGGGAAGAACCAGAAGATCGTCCGCGTGATCCGCCCCGAGTCCTCCGGTACCCGCGCCGTCCAGAAGAAGACGATCCTGCACGACCAGGAATTCAGCAAGGACGTGCTGATCCAGGATTCCACCGGCGCCGTGGTCACCTCCGTCGCCACCACGCCCGGCGCCGTCTCCTTCGTGGAACTCGAGCACCTCGAGAAGAACAAGGCGCGGATCACCGGCATCGCCTACAACGGCGTCGTCTGCTCCAACGAATCGGTGAAGTCCGGGAAGTACCCCGTCTTCTCCTTCGGCCACGCCTACACCAATCCCGCCAAGCTGGGCGATCCCAAGGTGAAGCAGGCCGTCGAGGGCTTCCTGGCCTACATCCTGAGTTCCGGGTTCCAGCAGAACGTGCTCAAGGCCGGCTACCTGCCCGTGGACTACGTGAAGTCCCTCAAGACCAAGCTCTGA
- a CDS encoding arginase family protein, whose protein sequence is MSADVLMQGLRTGLTPFLGLPLVLDPRPATGVVLGVPCDAGVINRPGARLGPWALRAASMGLGTHPMPGRLREGRLALGPTAAHGWLDGGNIPTLPFSLKEALETVQATVGAWAMTGCRSLLLGGDHALTLGALRALARQHGPLGLLHLDAHPDAADGAAWGTEIHHGTWVRQALEEGLLDPARVVQAGLRAPRFDDGELAFLQAAGVRMWTPEDLRDPRLDSRLAADLAAVGRGPAYLSMDLDALDPVLVPAVAEPVPGGLSLPEALRLIHAARSWPEPWLGADLMELAPTLEGAEASARVAVHLALHLLA, encoded by the coding sequence ATGTCCGCTGATGTCCTCATGCAGGGTCTCCGCACCGGCCTGACGCCCTTCCTCGGGCTGCCTCTGGTGCTGGACCCCCGCCCCGCCACCGGGGTCGTCCTCGGCGTGCCCTGTGATGCCGGCGTCATCAACCGCCCCGGCGCCCGCCTGGGCCCCTGGGCCCTACGGGCGGCCTCCATGGGCCTCGGAACGCATCCCATGCCGGGCCGCCTGCGCGAAGGCCGCCTGGCCCTGGGCCCCACCGCCGCCCATGGCTGGCTGGACGGCGGCAACATCCCCACCCTGCCCTTCTCCCTGAAGGAGGCCCTGGAGACCGTCCAGGCCACCGTGGGCGCCTGGGCCATGACCGGCTGCCGCAGCCTCCTGCTGGGGGGCGACCATGCGCTCACCCTCGGCGCCCTGCGGGCCCTGGCCCGCCAGCACGGGCCCCTGGGCCTGCTGCACCTGGACGCCCACCCGGACGCCGCCGATGGCGCCGCCTGGGGCACGGAGATCCACCACGGCACCTGGGTGCGCCAGGCGCTGGAGGAGGGCCTGCTGGATCCCGCGCGCGTGGTCCAGGCCGGCCTGCGGGCGCCCCGGTTCGACGATGGCGAGCTGGCCTTCCTCCAGGCCGCCGGCGTGCGCATGTGGACGCCCGAGGACCTGCGCGATCCCCGCCTGGATTCCCGCCTGGCGGCGGATCTCGCCGCCGTGGGCCGGGGTCCGGCCTACCTGAGCATGGACCTCGATGCCCTGGATCCGGTGCTGGTGCCGGCCGTGGCGGAGCCGGTACCTGGCGGTCTCAGCCTTCCCGAAGCCCTGCGCCTCATCCACGCCGCCCGCTCCTGGCCCGAGCCCTGGCTGGGCGCCGATCTCATGGAGCTGGCCCCCACGCTGGAGGGTGCCGAGGCCAGCGCCCGGGTCGCCGTCCACCTTGCCCTCCACCTCCTCGCCTGA